One part of the Solanum dulcamara chromosome 8, daSolDulc1.2, whole genome shotgun sequence genome encodes these proteins:
- the LOC129899073 gene encoding probable boron transporter 2, whose amino-acid sequence MEETFVPLRGIKNDLKGRLLCYKQDWTGGLRAGIRILAPTTYIFFASAIPVISFGEQLERSTDGSITAVQTLASTALCGVIHSIVGGQPLLILGVAEPTVLMYTFMFNFAKDRKDLGPNLFLAWTGWVCVWTAFLLFLLAVLGACSIINRFTRLAGELFGMLIAMLFMQEAIKGLVEEFGIPQRENPRQAAFSPSWRFGNGMFALVLSFGLLLTALRSRTARSWRYGTGWLRGFIADYGVPLMVLVWTAISYIPARDVPQGIPRRLFSPNPWSPGAYSNWTVIKEMMHVPPLYIVGAFIPATMIAVLYYFDHSVASQLSQQKEFNLKKPSSYHYDLLLLGFLVIICGLLGIPPSNGVIPQSPMHTKSLATLKHQLLRNKLASTARKNIDKNANLGQLYRSMQDAYNEMQTPLVYQNPGLGLKELKETTVQRASSSGYIDAPVDETVFDVDKDIDELLPVEVKEQRLSNLLQALMVGACVAAMPILKRIPSSVLWGYFAFMAIESLPGNQFWERILLLFTAPGRRYKVLEDNHATFVETVPFKTIAWFTLFQTVYLLLCFGITWIPIAGVLFPLLIMLLVPVRQYLLPKVFKGAHLQDLDAAEYEEAPAIAYNMSYGDQDPQARPACIDSSELLDDMITRSRGEIRRSCSPRVTSSSPTSLEEIKSTHSPQLAQRAYSPRINVLRGERSPRLNGKGLEIKQTPSPQPSKLGQNSRGPSST is encoded by the exons ATGGAAGAAACATTTGTTCCACTCCGTGGAATCAAGAATGATCTTAAGGGAAGATTGTTATGCTACAAGCAAGACTGGACTGGTGGTCTCCGTGCTGGTATCAG GATCCTAGCTCCAACGACCTACATTTTCTTTGCATCAGCAATTCCGGTTATTTCTTTTGGGGAGCAACTGGAAAGAAGCACCG ATGGAAGTATAACTGCGGTGCAGACTCTTGCTTCAACAGCACTTTGTGGTGTGATCCATTCCATTGTTGGTGGACAGCCACTCCTAATACTAGGAGTAGCTGAGCCAACTGTCTTGATGTACACTTTCATGTTCAACTTTGCAAAAGATCGGAAGGATTTGGGTCCGAATCTCTTTCTAGCCTGGACAGGATG GGTTTGTGTTTGGACCGCCTTTCTGCTTTTCTTGCTAGCCGTTCTGGGAGCGTGCTCCATAATAAACAGATTTACACGTCTGGCTGGTGAATTATTTGGCATGCTCATAGCAATGCTCTTTATGCAAGAGGCTATTAAG GGTTTGGTGGAGGAGTTTGGCATACCCCAGAGAGAAAATCCTCGTCAGGCTGCATTCTCACCTTCTTGGCGCTTTGGAAATGGAATGTTTGCACTAGTTTTATCTTTCGGGCTTCTTCTTACCGCATTGAGGAGCCGTACAGCTAGATCCTGGCGCTATGGAACAG GCTGGCTTCGAGGATTTATTGCTGACTATGGTGTCCCACTAATGGTCCTTGTTTGGACGGCTATATCTTACATACCAGCCCGTGATGTTCCACAAGGGATACCACGGAGGCTTTTCAGCCCCAATCCATGGTCACCTGGAGCTTACTCAAATTGGACAGTTATCAAG GAAATGATGCATGTTCCTCCTCTATATATTGTCGGAGCATTTATCCCAGCCACAATGATTGCTGTCCTTTACTATTTCGATCACAGTGTTGCATCTCAACTTTCCCAACAAAAAGAGTTCAATCTAAAGAAACCTTCGTCGTATCATTATGACCTCCTTCTTTTGGGCTTCTTG GTCATAATATGCGGTCTTCTTGGCATTCCTCCTTCAAATGGAGTCATTCCACAGTCTCCAATGCATACGAAAAGCTTGGCCACTCTGAAACATCAG CTTTTACGGAATAAACTTGCATCAACAGCGAGAAAAAACATTGATAAAAATGCAAATCTGGGCCAATTATATAGGAGCATGCAGGACGCTTACAATGAGATGCAGACTCCCCTTGTGTATCAAAATCCTGGCCTG GGGTTGAAAGAGCTAAAAGAGACCACAGTTCAACGGGCATCGAGTTCCGGTTACATAGATGCACCAGTGGATGAGACAGTCTTTGATGTGGATAAGGATATTGATGAGCTCTTACCAGTAGAAGTCAAAGAACAGCGTCTAAGTAATCTCCTTCAGGCTTTAATGGTTGGTGCGTGTGTGGCTGCTATGCCTATCTTGAAAAGGATTCCTTCTTCTGTTCTCTGGGGATACTTTGCTTTCATGGCAATAGAGAGCTTGCCGGGAAATCAGTTTTGGGAGAGGATATTATTGCTTTTCACTGCACCAGGTAGAAGATACAA GGTCTTGGAAGATAATCATGCAACATTTGTCGAGACGGTACCTTTCAAGACAATTGCCTGGTTCACCTTGTTTCAGACAGTTTATTTGCTCCTATGTTTCGGCATAACGTGGATACCAATAGCTGGCGTTCTCTTCCCATTGTTGATCATGCTTCTTGTCCCAGTGCGCCAGTATTTGCTTCCCAAGGTTTTCAAAGGAGCACATTTACAAGATCTAGACGCTGCAGAATATGAAGAAGCCCCTGCAATAGCATACAACATGTCCTATGGA GATCAAGATCCTCAGGCTAGACCTGCCTGCATTGATAGTAGTGAGCTTCTTGATGATATGATCACAAGAAGCCGTGGGGAGATCCGGCGTTCATGCAGCCCAAGAGTAACTAGTTCAAGTCCCACCTCACTTGAGGAAATCAAGTCAACGCACAGCCCACAGCTAGCTCAAAGGGCTTATAGTCCAAGAATCAATGTACTAAGAGGAGAAAGGAGCCCCAGATTGAATGGCAAGGGACTTGAAATAAAGCAAACTCCCAGCCCTCAGCCATCTAAACTTGGTCAAAATAGTCGTGGTCCGTCTTCCACCTAG